The DNA region CCTTGCTCCAGCCCCGGGCCATGGATGGCCTCAGCCAGCAGAGCAGCAGCCTCATCCTCCGTACGATCTCCCGCCTCAAGCCTGCGTACGATGACCTGCTCTACCCCTCCATTGCGCAATCGCTCCAGATCACCTGCACTCAGCCGGCGTCCCTTGGCGAGTTTTCCGGAAGCAAGCGGGATGGAATGAGCGAGAATGGCGCCCAGCGCTTCATCAAGCGGCAGCGGCCCGAAGCTCATGCGGCAGGCCCCAGATGATCGGCGAGCGTCCGGCGGCGCAGCGACTGGATGATATCGGCGAGTGTGGCGACGGCGATCTCGGCCGGTGTAGCAGCTCCGATGTCGAGGCCAATGGGCGCAGAGATCCGATCGGTCTCTGCAGGACCGAAACCTTCGGCGGCAAGACGTTCAACGCGTTTCGCATGGGTTTTGCGGCTGCCGAGCGCGCCTATGTAGAAGCAGCCAGCCTTCAGCGCTGCGATGATACCTGGATCGTCGATTTTCGGATCATGGGTGACGGCAACGAGCGCTGTAAACCGGTCGAGCGGCTGCTCAGCCAGAGCATCCTGTGGCCACTCTGCGACGAGATCGACATTTGCAAACCGCTCCGGCGTGGCAAAGGCGGTGCGCGGATCGATGACTTGCACGGAATACCCAGCCAATGCAGCCATCGGCACGAGTGACTGGCTGATATGCACTGCACCGATCACCACAATGCGGGGCGGCGGCAGATGCGCGTTGAGGAACCACGAGCGGTCGTCAACAGTCCCAATGCCGGACTTTCCGGACCGCAAGCGCTGGGCGATCTCCTCCGACAAAGGTCCCTCCACCGGATCGCCCTCGACCACCAGACGGCTCAGACCGCCGCCAAGATCGGTCAAGACGACAGCGGCCCGTCGGGCCTGCCGCGCCGCATTCAGCGCCTTGAGCAGCGAAATTTCCATCACCCGAGCCTTTCGACATAGACCCGGATGCGCCCGCCGCAGGACAAGCCCACACGCCAAGCGGTCTCATCCGCCACCCCGAATTCCAGCATGCGGGGAGTCCCGCTAACCAGCACATCAAGCGCTTCGGTAATGACCGAACCTTCTACGCAGCCACCCGACACCGATCCTTCGAAATTTCCATCCGCATCGATCACCAGATGGCTGCCGACAGGGCGCGGGGCCGAACCCCAGGTCTCGACGACGGTCGCGACGGCGACGCGGCGCCCTTCTGCCTGCCAGTCCTCCGCCAGCACCAGCGGGTCGCGCATGGCTGTCTCCTGGCTCATGATGTCATCCTTCCCTTCATGACGAGGCGCCCTGTGTCGAGCAAACGACGCGGATCACAATCTCGATCCAAGGGTGCCGACAGCGATTTCACGAGATCGCTGAGCGCATTCAGATTGTGCACCGATCGCAATTCGTCAACATGCGGCAGCATCGCCCGCACGCCGCGTGCCCGCGCCTCGAAGCCGGCAAAGCGCAAGAGCGGGTTCAGCCATACCAGCCGCCGGCAGGACCGGTGCAGCCGGTCCGTCTCGGTCGCCAGCAGGTCGACGTCATCGCGCTCCAGCCCATCGGTGATCAAAAGCACGATCGCGCCCTGCCCCAGCACCCGACGCCCCCATTGGCGGTTGAACTGACGGAGTGTTTCGCCGATGCGCGTGCCGCCAGACCAGTCGGCCACGGCATCGCTACACTGGGCAATCGCCTCGTCCGGATCGCGATGGCGCAATTGCC from Rhizobium glycinendophyticum includes:
- a CDS encoding XdhC family protein, which translates into the protein MEISLLKALNAARQARRAAVVLTDLGGGLSRLVVEGDPVEGPLSEEIAQRLRSGKSGIGTVDDRSWFLNAHLPPPRIVVIGAVHISQSLVPMAALAGYSVQVIDPRTAFATPERFANVDLVAEWPQDALAEQPLDRFTALVAVTHDPKIDDPGIIAALKAGCFYIGALGSRKTHAKRVERLAAEGFGPAETDRISAPIGLDIGAATPAEIAVATLADIIQSLRRRTLADHLGPAA
- a CDS encoding XdhC family protein; translated protein: MSQETAMRDPLVLAEDWQAEGRRVAVATVVETWGSAPRPVGSHLVIDADGNFEGSVSGGCVEGSVITEALDVLVSGTPRMLEFGVADETAWRVGLSCGGRIRVYVERLG